GCAATGAATATTGTCGAAAAGGGAGATACTGTAAAAGTCCTATTTTCAAGCAGAACATCGGAAGGTATTCCGTTTGAATCCCCGGAAGAAGGAGAAACAGAGACTGTTACGATCGGTGAAGGAAGGATCAATCCCGAATTTGAGGATGCACTTACCGGCATGTCACCGGGTGAGAAAAAGACCGTAGAACTCCCGTGCGAAAAGGCCTACGGCAAATACAGAAAGACTCTTGTCCTTAGGCTTAAGAGGAAGAAACTCGATCTTGCCGAAGAACCGGAACCGGGAAAATACCTGAAGATCTCCCTTGACGGAAAAGAGGCAGGTTTTGTGAAAGTCCTGAAGGTGGCCGGTTCATATATCGTAGTCGATGCGAATCACCCCATGGCGGGCGAAGATATGGTCTACGAACTGGAAGTCGTTGATATAATCTCCAAAGGAGATACGGATTGACAGAAAAAGAACCTGAATTTGTTGTGGATCGCGAGGGGAACAGGTACGAGATCTTCGATCCCCCGTTCTACAGGCAGGAGTTCGAGGATGCCTACCGCTACATCATCGACGAGTACGATATCCCGAAGAGGGAGATCGGGATATTCATTC
This DNA window, taken from Methanolacinia paynteri, encodes the following:
- a CDS encoding FKBP-type peptidyl-prolyl cis-trans isomerase, with protein sequence MNIVEKGDTVKVLFSSRTSEGIPFESPEEGETETVTIGEGRINPEFEDALTGMSPGEKKTVELPCEKAYGKYRKTLVLRLKRKKLDLAEEPEPGKYLKISLDGKEAGFVKVLKVAGSYIVVDANHPMAGEDMVYELEVVDIISKGDTD